A region of Salinibacter sp. 10B DNA encodes the following proteins:
- a CDS encoding MFS transporter → MITALRTVWTHGPSRAVALTFGLVNVFVGSWFARIPEVQTTLELSEATLGLVLLAMPLGTLLVTPVSAWIVPRWGAGPVTFGTGLAQGLPFLLLPFTDRPLHLAGILLGVGALNGTLNVSMNARANAVEEGRNVPIMSTCHGFYSIGGMIGAGVGSAAASISLSFAWHFVVLVGVGAAVVLFHRAAFLGGPTTREAGRIFAVPPPALAGIAALLFCVLFAEGAVSNWSAVYLRKGLGASAGVAGLGYAAFSGAMAVGRLYGDRILERFETRRVMQAGAALGAMGLGMGVLIAHPVSGIAGFFVQGLGFAVLVPVLYRTAARTPGLAPGASLAAVASAGYVGIASGPPLLGLVADTLGLSAAMGVVAILAGMVSLAAGPILQRPSVSS, encoded by the coding sequence ATGATCACAGCGCTTCGCACCGTTTGGACACACGGCCCGAGCCGGGCCGTCGCTCTCACCTTTGGGCTGGTGAATGTGTTCGTGGGAAGCTGGTTTGCTCGAATTCCGGAGGTGCAGACGACCCTCGAATTGTCAGAGGCCACTCTCGGGCTCGTACTTCTGGCTATGCCGTTGGGGACGCTTCTGGTGACGCCCGTGTCCGCCTGGATTGTGCCGCGGTGGGGGGCAGGGCCGGTCACATTCGGTACTGGACTCGCGCAGGGACTTCCGTTTCTTCTGTTGCCCTTCACGGACCGCCCCCTCCACTTGGCCGGGATTCTGCTGGGGGTTGGGGCGCTGAACGGTACGCTCAATGTCTCCATGAACGCTCGGGCCAATGCCGTAGAGGAAGGGCGCAACGTCCCCATTATGTCTACGTGCCATGGATTTTACAGCATTGGCGGCATGATTGGGGCGGGGGTTGGGAGTGCGGCGGCAAGCATATCTCTCTCGTTTGCGTGGCACTTCGTCGTGCTCGTAGGCGTGGGCGCTGCGGTCGTTCTTTTCCACCGGGCGGCATTCCTCGGCGGGCCTACGACGCGAGAGGCGGGTCGCATATTTGCCGTTCCGCCACCGGCACTTGCCGGGATTGCGGCTCTGCTCTTCTGTGTCCTTTTTGCGGAAGGGGCCGTGTCGAACTGGAGTGCAGTGTATTTGCGCAAGGGACTGGGGGCCAGTGCCGGGGTGGCCGGGCTCGGCTACGCCGCATTTTCGGGAGCGATGGCCGTAGGCCGGCTGTACGGAGACCGGATTTTGGAGCGATTTGAGACGCGTCGAGTCATGCAGGCGGGCGCTGCACTTGGGGCGATGGGACTTGGCATGGGGGTGCTAATCGCACATCCGGTGTCCGGCATTGCCGGGTTTTTCGTGCAGGGGCTTGGGTTTGCTGTTCTCGTTCCGGTGCTGTACCGTACGGCCGCCCGGACGCCGGGACTGGCACCGGGGGCGAGCCTAGCGGCTGTGGCCAGCGCCGGCTACGTAGGGATTGCCTCTGGCCCTCCCCTGCTTGGCTTGGTGGCGGACACGCTGGGCCTCTCCGCCGCCATGGGCGTCGTGGCGATTCTTGCGGGGATGGTGTCCCTTGCGGCCGGCCCGATTCTCCAGCGGCCCTCCGTGTCGTCATAG
- a CDS encoding alkaline phosphatase D family protein encodes MYSSSVLLRFSSLVLILAGLSVGCASSDRPVERGATASHSDSILTRIAFGSCNDQSADQPLWTPIRASNPDLWVWLGDNIYADTERMAAMDSMYARQQRVPGYQALRQEARILGTWDDHDYGANDVGRSYPKRDSSQALFLDFMGVPDTDPRRQREGVYSAHTFGPPGQQVKIILLDTRYHRSPITPDPNSEQSYYPNKQGDILGEEQWAWLERELRASEAQIHFIASSIQAVSSQHPWEKWANFPKARQRLFETIRQTDAPGVVLLSGDRHHAELSRHDEALGYPLYDLTSSGLTHVAPAGPELNRHRIGEKVNVLNFGLITIDWEADPVTLQLQIRGEENTSHFDHTLQLSALSASGER; translated from the coding sequence ATGTATTCTTCTTCTGTGCTCCTTCGTTTTTCGTCCCTCGTACTGATTCTTGCGGGCCTCAGCGTCGGCTGTGCGAGTTCGGACCGGCCCGTCGAAAGGGGAGCGACGGCGTCCCATTCCGATTCGATCCTTACCCGCATCGCCTTCGGCTCCTGCAACGATCAGTCCGCCGACCAGCCCCTTTGGACGCCCATCCGGGCTTCGAACCCTGATCTCTGGGTTTGGCTTGGCGACAACATCTACGCCGATACCGAACGCATGGCGGCAATGGATTCGATGTATGCTCGGCAGCAGCGTGTGCCGGGCTACCAGGCCCTTCGCCAGGAGGCACGCATTCTTGGGACCTGGGATGACCACGACTACGGGGCGAACGACGTCGGCCGCTCCTATCCGAAACGGGACAGCAGCCAGGCCCTCTTCCTTGACTTTATGGGGGTGCCGGATACCGATCCGCGCCGGCAACGAGAGGGCGTGTACAGTGCTCACACGTTTGGCCCCCCGGGGCAGCAGGTCAAAATTATTCTTCTCGATACCCGGTATCACCGGTCGCCCATCACGCCCGATCCCAATTCCGAGCAGTCGTACTACCCGAACAAGCAGGGCGACATTCTGGGGGAGGAGCAGTGGGCGTGGCTGGAGCGAGAGTTGCGGGCAAGTGAGGCGCAGATTCATTTTATTGCTTCCAGCATTCAGGCCGTTTCCTCTCAGCATCCCTGGGAGAAATGGGCGAATTTTCCCAAGGCGCGCCAGCGTCTCTTCGAGACGATCCGGCAGACCGACGCGCCCGGCGTCGTGCTTTTGAGCGGTGATCGGCATCACGCCGAGCTTTCCCGTCACGACGAGGCGCTCGGGTATCCTCTCTACGACCTAACGTCCAGTGGGCTTACCCACGTTGCCCCGGCCGGGCCGGAACTCAACCGCCACCGCATCGGCGAGAAGGTCAATGTGCTAAATTTTGGCCTCATTACGATTGACTGGGAGGCGGATCCCGTCACGCTCCAACTCCAAATTCGAGGGGAAGAGAATACGTCTCATTTCGACCACACCCTCCAACTGTCGGCCCTATCTGCGAGCGGGGAGCGGTAG
- a CDS encoding SDR family NAD(P)-dependent oxidoreductase: MASSDASTLLVTGATSDIGRSVAHRFARQGWSIGLLDGDAAGLHGLTEQLEGASAVIARALDLTDEEEVQQTVADIGEDMGGRLHVLVNAAGVMQAGRFEQLDLEAHRTLIDGNLWAMLAVTHAAFPLLREAEEARVVSIASASSMYGTPDLASYSAAKAGVRSLTQALNLEWAHHNIHVCDVVPPYVDAPPASPDEDGSVPVRPQRRLAPNLSPEDVADVVVEALSGDRIHWPVGKQFRWIYRLSDVLPAPVVRLLMRYVSGF; the protein is encoded by the coding sequence ATGGCTTCGTCCGACGCCTCGACCCTTCTCGTTACCGGTGCGACCTCCGATATTGGGCGAAGTGTCGCCCATCGCTTTGCCCGGCAGGGGTGGTCCATTGGGCTTCTTGATGGCGACGCCGCCGGCCTCCACGGCCTCACAGAGCAACTGGAAGGGGCCTCGGCTGTGATTGCTCGTGCCCTCGACCTTACTGACGAAGAGGAGGTGCAGCAGACCGTTGCGGACATCGGTGAGGACATGGGGGGACGTCTCCACGTGCTGGTAAATGCTGCCGGAGTTATGCAGGCGGGGCGCTTCGAACAGCTGGATCTTGAAGCGCATCGCACCCTCATCGACGGCAATCTGTGGGCCATGCTGGCCGTAACGCACGCGGCCTTTCCGCTCTTGCGAGAGGCGGAGGAGGCTCGTGTTGTGAGCATTGCCTCAGCCTCAAGCATGTACGGGACGCCGGACCTGGCGAGTTATTCCGCCGCAAAGGCCGGAGTTCGCTCTTTAACCCAGGCGCTAAACCTGGAGTGGGCGCATCACAACATTCACGTGTGCGACGTGGTGCCGCCCTACGTGGATGCGCCGCCCGCGTCACCAGACGAGGACGGCTCGGTGCCCGTACGACCACAGCGCCGGCTTGCCCCCAATCTTTCTCCTGAGGACGTGGCCGACGTCGTGGTAGAAGCTCTCAGTGGGGACCGCATCCACTGGCCCGTCGGCAAGCAATTTCGCTGGATCTACCGCCTCTCGGATGTGCTCCCCGCCCCCGTCGTACGGCTTCTCATGCGCTACGTGTCGGGATTTTAG
- a CDS encoding gluconate transporter, which yields MGSSPLVPFLFGLVAVVVFLVVLRLPAFLGLTLATIVVGLSTPEVSFANVPPEMATAFGDVMEAIGIPILMAAIIGKSLMDSGAAERIVRTFLAQTGDERSEVALLGSSYVLSIPVFVDNVFYLLAPLGRSMYARTGTKYPLYVAVLSAGALATHMLVPPTPGPLAMADTLNVDLGIAMLVGALVALPVSMTAGLVYGRWIDQRLTIPLREAMGSTAEVLEANASTSLNKLPGLGEALLPIALPVALIGTNTVMDAVSSNGSALASATDFLGSPTIALTLAALVAAATFYRTSDLNASAFGEALTDALKSGGNIIAITAAGGAFGALLRTAGVGEYIANALTAAGIPLLITGWLIGGVIRIAQGSGTVAVLTGASMMAPLTPGLDAHPVYMMMAVGTGALLFSWYNDSGFWIVNEVAGLTQEETLKTWSAVNTVMAVTGLLVVLLLSTLLPLA from the coding sequence ATGGGTAGCTCTCCTCTCGTTCCGTTCCTTTTCGGCCTCGTCGCGGTAGTCGTCTTCCTCGTCGTTCTGCGGCTTCCCGCCTTCCTGGGCCTGACCCTCGCAACGATCGTTGTGGGTCTGTCTACCCCAGAAGTCTCTTTTGCCAACGTTCCTCCAGAAATGGCCACCGCGTTCGGGGACGTGATGGAAGCCATCGGCATCCCGATTCTTATGGCCGCCATCATCGGAAAAAGTCTGATGGACAGTGGCGCGGCGGAACGCATCGTCCGGACGTTCCTGGCTCAGACCGGCGATGAACGATCGGAGGTGGCCTTACTGGGCAGCAGTTACGTGCTCTCGATTCCGGTCTTCGTCGACAACGTCTTCTACCTTCTGGCCCCCCTGGGCCGGTCGATGTACGCCCGAACTGGCACCAAATACCCCCTGTACGTCGCGGTGCTGTCCGCAGGAGCCCTCGCGACGCACATGCTGGTGCCGCCGACGCCGGGCCCCTTGGCAATGGCCGACACCCTGAACGTAGACCTGGGGATTGCTATGCTCGTGGGCGCGCTTGTGGCCTTGCCCGTCTCTATGACGGCCGGCCTTGTGTATGGTCGCTGGATCGACCAACGCCTCACCATCCCCCTCCGGGAAGCAATGGGGTCGACCGCGGAAGTGCTCGAAGCCAACGCGTCGACCTCCCTCAACAAGCTCCCCGGATTGGGCGAGGCGCTTCTCCCTATCGCGCTCCCCGTCGCGTTGATCGGGACCAATACGGTAATGGATGCGGTCTCGTCAAACGGCAGCGCACTGGCGTCTGCAACCGACTTCCTTGGGTCGCCGACCATCGCCCTGACACTTGCCGCCCTCGTCGCAGCGGCTACGTTCTATCGAACAAGCGACCTGAATGCGTCGGCCTTCGGAGAGGCCCTGACAGATGCCCTCAAGAGTGGCGGAAATATCATTGCGATCACGGCAGCGGGCGGCGCCTTCGGAGCACTGCTCCGTACAGCCGGCGTCGGAGAATACATCGCAAACGCCCTCACGGCGGCGGGCATTCCCCTTCTCATCACTGGGTGGCTCATCGGCGGCGTCATTCGCATTGCGCAAGGCTCCGGCACCGTCGCGGTGCTGACGGGCGCGTCCATGATGGCCCCGCTCACGCCCGGCCTCGACGCCCACCCGGTGTACATGATGATGGCAGTGGGAACAGGTGCCCTTCTCTTCTCCTGGTACAACGACAGCGGGTTCTGGATCGTGAATGAGGTGGCCGGCCTCACACAGGAAGAAACCCTTAAGACGTGGTCGGCCGTCAACACGGTCATGGCCGTCACCGGCCTGCTGGTCGTACTGCTGCTTTCGACGCTCCTCCCACTGGCGTAG
- a CDS encoding DASH family cryptochrome, with amino-acid sequence MSSTAIVWFRNDLRIRDHEPLRSAATHYDRVVPIYCFDPRHFGKTMFDLPKTGPIRARFLRECVEDLRGSLQALGTNLLVRQGRPEDVLPSLVSSTDASAVFHFQEVGPEENAVEQAVADALSDTNAQPGYFWGKTLYHVNDLPFDGAADIPNVYTNFRKGVEKKSRIRSTIAPPEALSPLPDDLDPGILPSLEDLGVEGDGSVDERSVLPFQGGETRGLDRIDEYIWREDCLRKYKATRNGLLGANYSSKFSPWLAHGCITPRQIYEEVQRYEQERTSNKSTYWMTFELIWRDFHTFAAGKAGSQLFAAGGPAGKSPSWRDDDDAFERWAQGTTGIPFVDANMHELNETGFMSNRGRQNVASMLSMSLKQDWRKGAAYFESRLVDYDVCSNWGNWAYNSGVGHDPRDRYFNIVKQANRYDGDGDYVRYWLPELRGVPDEYIHEPHRMSQEEQEAADCIIGADYPSPIVDLDQTYQRIQRERQSG; translated from the coding sequence GTGTCCTCTACTGCAATTGTCTGGTTTCGCAACGATCTCCGCATTCGCGATCACGAGCCGCTCCGCTCCGCCGCCACGCACTATGACCGCGTGGTTCCCATCTACTGCTTCGACCCCCGTCACTTCGGCAAAACGATGTTTGACCTGCCGAAGACGGGTCCCATCCGTGCCCGCTTCTTGCGGGAGTGCGTAGAGGATCTGCGTGGGTCGCTTCAGGCACTCGGGACGAATCTCCTGGTGCGGCAGGGCCGACCGGAAGACGTGCTCCCGTCACTCGTCTCTAGCACCGACGCCTCGGCGGTGTTCCACTTTCAGGAAGTCGGCCCTGAAGAAAACGCAGTGGAGCAGGCCGTAGCAGACGCCCTGTCCGACACCAACGCCCAGCCCGGCTACTTCTGGGGAAAGACGCTCTACCACGTCAACGACCTTCCGTTTGATGGCGCGGCCGACATCCCGAACGTCTACACGAACTTCCGAAAGGGCGTGGAAAAGAAAAGTCGGATCCGCTCCACGATCGCTCCCCCCGAGGCCCTCTCGCCCCTCCCCGACGACCTAGACCCAGGGATCCTTCCCTCCCTCGAAGATCTCGGCGTCGAGGGAGACGGATCCGTCGATGAGCGGAGTGTGCTTCCGTTTCAGGGCGGGGAGACGCGCGGTCTCGACCGGATCGATGAGTACATCTGGCGCGAGGATTGCCTCCGCAAGTACAAGGCGACCCGCAACGGCCTCCTGGGGGCCAACTATTCGTCAAAGTTCAGCCCCTGGCTCGCCCACGGCTGCATTACGCCCCGGCAAATCTACGAGGAGGTGCAACGCTACGAGCAGGAACGCACCTCCAACAAGTCGACGTACTGGATGACGTTCGAACTCATCTGGCGCGACTTTCACACCTTTGCCGCAGGCAAGGCCGGCTCTCAGCTCTTCGCTGCCGGGGGACCGGCGGGCAAATCCCCCAGCTGGCGCGACGATGACGACGCTTTCGAGCGGTGGGCCCAGGGAACCACTGGCATTCCATTCGTGGATGCCAACATGCACGAGCTCAACGAGACCGGCTTTATGTCCAATCGGGGCCGTCAAAACGTGGCCAGCATGCTCTCGATGAGCCTGAAACAGGACTGGCGGAAAGGTGCTGCCTATTTTGAGTCGCGCCTAGTGGATTATGACGTGTGCAGCAACTGGGGAAATTGGGCCTACAACAGTGGGGTCGGGCATGACCCGCGCGACCGGTATTTCAATATCGTGAAGCAGGCCAATCGCTACGACGGCGACGGAGACTACGTGCGTTATTGGCTCCCGGAGCTGCGTGGGGTTCCGGACGAGTACATTCACGAGCCCCACCGGATGAGTCAAGAGGAGCAGGAGGCAGCCGACTGCATCATCGGCGCCGATTATCCTTCCCCGATCGTGGATCTCGACCAAACGTACCAGCGCATTCAGCGCGAACGTCAGTCGGGGTGA
- the msrA gene encoding peptide-methionine (S)-S-oxide reductase MsrA — MQPTSVLRVPLAALAALFVGSLLFACTPSSDAESAAVPSDSLLPAAVADTATFAGGCFWCMEPPYDKIDGVVSTISGFAGGEIANPSYRQVAGGETKHTETVQVVYDSTKVDYERLLRIYWHNVDPFDGSGQFCDRGSQYRPAIFVHDARQRRLAEQSLETVSARFDQSIAVRIHDLNAFYAAEQYHQNFYQKNSARYKSYRRGCGRDARLREIWGSAAGSDAALTSK; from the coding sequence ATGCAACCGACCTCCGTCCTCCGGGTCCCTCTCGCCGCACTCGCCGCTCTCTTTGTCGGCAGTCTCCTTTTTGCCTGCACGCCGTCGTCCGACGCTGAGAGCGCAGCCGTGCCGTCCGACTCGCTGCTTCCAGCCGCCGTGGCCGATACCGCCACATTTGCCGGCGGCTGCTTCTGGTGCATGGAGCCGCCCTACGATAAGATCGACGGGGTCGTATCCACAATTTCGGGCTTTGCCGGCGGCGAAATAGCCAATCCCTCGTATCGCCAGGTGGCCGGGGGAGAAACCAAACATACCGAAACGGTACAGGTGGTCTACGACTCGACGAAGGTGGACTACGAGCGTCTGCTGCGGATCTACTGGCACAACGTAGACCCCTTCGATGGCAGCGGTCAGTTTTGTGACCGCGGCTCGCAGTATCGCCCGGCCATCTTCGTACACGACGCCCGCCAACGACGACTTGCCGAGCAGTCCTTGGAGACGGTGTCGGCTCGTTTTGACCAGTCGATCGCGGTTCGAATTCACGACCTGAACGCCTTCTACGCAGCCGAGCAGTACCACCAGAACTTCTACCAGAAGAACTCGGCGCGCTACAAAAGCTATCGTCGCGGCTGTGGCCGCGACGCCCGTCTTCGAGAGATTTGGGGCAGCGCGGCTGGGTCTGATGCCGCCCTCACGTCGAAGTAG
- a CDS encoding DUF2256 domain-containing protein yields the protein MSHQNRPTKTCPVCNREFEWRKKWAGDWENVKYCSERCRRHKDRDHVPWAKKDG from the coding sequence ATGTCTCACCAGAACCGTCCAACCAAGACGTGCCCGGTCTGCAATCGCGAGTTCGAGTGGCGAAAGAAATGGGCCGGCGACTGGGAGAACGTGAAGTACTGCAGCGAACGGTGCCGCCGCCACAAAGATCGCGATCACGTCCCCTGGGCAAAGAAGGACGGATGA
- the tuf gene encoding elongation factor Tu has protein sequence MAKEAFDRGKPHVNVGTIGHVDHGKTTLTAAITKVLAERVGGAAAKTFESIDNAPEERERGITIATSHVEYETENRHYAHVDCPGHADYVKNMVTGAAQMDGAILVVAATDGPMPQTREHILLARQVGVPYLVVFMNKTDLVDDAELLELVEMEVRELLTEYEFPGDEVPMVRGSALKALESEEEHEDKIMELMEAVDEYIPTPERDVEKPFLMPVEDIFSITGRGTVVTGRIERGKVQLQDEVDIVGMQEEKMESVVTGIEMFNKTLEEGEAGDNAGILLRGIEKEEVSRGMVLAEPGTVTPHKEFECEVYVLSKEEGGRHTPFFDGYQPQFYFRTTDVTGSIELEEGVEMVMPGDNATFKAKLIQPVALEEGLRFAIREGGQTVGAGVVSKILD, from the coding sequence ATGGCGAAAGAAGCCTTTGACCGAGGGAAGCCGCACGTAAATGTCGGAACGATCGGGCACGTTGACCACGGGAAGACGACGCTCACGGCCGCGATCACGAAGGTATTGGCCGAGCGTGTGGGAGGGGCGGCGGCCAAGACGTTCGAGTCGATTGACAACGCGCCGGAGGAGCGAGAGCGCGGGATTACGATTGCGACGTCCCACGTGGAGTACGAGACGGAGAACCGGCACTATGCGCACGTCGACTGTCCGGGGCACGCGGACTACGTGAAGAACATGGTGACGGGGGCGGCGCAGATGGACGGGGCGATTTTGGTGGTTGCGGCCACCGACGGCCCGATGCCGCAGACTCGAGAGCACATTTTGCTTGCGCGGCAGGTGGGGGTTCCGTACCTGGTGGTGTTCATGAACAAGACCGACCTGGTCGACGACGCGGAGCTGCTGGAGCTTGTGGAGATGGAGGTTCGGGAGCTTTTGACCGAGTATGAGTTTCCGGGAGACGAGGTGCCGATGGTGCGGGGGTCGGCCCTTAAGGCCCTCGAGAGCGAGGAGGAGCACGAGGACAAGATCATGGAGCTCATGGAGGCGGTCGACGAGTACATTCCGACGCCGGAGCGGGACGTGGAGAAGCCGTTCTTGATGCCGGTGGAGGACATCTTTTCGATCACGGGTCGGGGGACGGTTGTGACCGGTCGGATTGAGCGGGGGAAGGTGCAGCTGCAAGACGAGGTAGACATTGTCGGGATGCAGGAGGAGAAGATGGAGTCGGTGGTGACCGGCATTGAGATGTTCAACAAGACTCTGGAGGAGGGGGAGGCGGGAGACAACGCCGGCATTCTGCTCCGGGGGATTGAGAAGGAGGAGGTCAGCCGGGGAATGGTGTTGGCGGAGCCGGGGACGGTGACGCCGCACAAGGAGTTTGAGTGTGAGGTATACGTGCTTTCGAAGGAGGAGGGCGGTCGCCACACGCCGTTTTTCGACGGATACCAGCCGCAGTTTTACTTCCGGACGACCGATGTGACCGGATCGATTGAGCTGGAGGAGGGGGTAGAGATGGTGATGCCGGGGGACAACGCGACGTTCAAGGCGAAGTTGATACAGCCGGTGGCGTTGGAGGAGGGCCTTCGGTTTGCGATTCGGGAGGGAGGACAGACCGTGGGTGCGGGAGTGGTGAGCAAGATTCTGGACTAG
- a CDS encoding calcineurin-like phosphoesterase family protein, with amino-acid sequence MAPTRRDFLKHLGFAGATATALSVPWAATGTSPSAHTSRSVQVTGRVTDSDGGLSGVSVTDGVTVTRTDDDGRFRLEASARQPFVYVSVPAGYQLPTHETGTARFYRPIKAGSGTAEVEFELQSLPQSDERHAFTFLADPQTQTAAEMETFQAETVPDVRQTVKAMKDRPAFGVGGGDLVFDDLSLFSGYEEAVRQMGMPFVQVVGNHDLNFDAPGDPGSTATFRQHFGPEYYSFDRGAVHYVVLDDVYWPGSDGFGNDTDDYLGHIDATQLRWLEQDLAMVEDGRPVVVLAHIPPLSTAYARNGESSPSVRGMIVNRDALYELLDPFEAHIITGHVHENEHRYEAGPHEHVVGTTCGAWWTGPICYDGTPRGYAVYEVNGESVRWRYKSIGHDADHQMRLTRVQEEGEDRLLANVWGADDEWTVTWYEDGVQTGSMEQQRGVDPKATALYAGEKQPEKHPWVEPVPTDHLFSAPFNPDANRVRVEATDRFGRTYTAAL; translated from the coding sequence ATGGCACCCACCCGCCGCGATTTTCTCAAGCACCTCGGCTTTGCCGGCGCCACCGCCACCGCTCTCAGTGTACCCTGGGCTGCGACGGGGACGTCTCCCTCGGCCCATACTTCTCGTTCCGTTCAGGTCACGGGCCGAGTCACGGATTCAGACGGCGGCTTGTCCGGCGTGTCCGTGACCGATGGCGTCACCGTTACGCGGACGGACGATGACGGCCGTTTCCGGTTGGAGGCATCAGCCCGGCAGCCCTTTGTCTACGTGTCGGTGCCCGCCGGCTACCAGCTGCCGACGCACGAGACGGGAACGGCTCGGTTCTATCGCCCGATTAAGGCCGGAAGCGGGACGGCAGAGGTGGAATTTGAGCTCCAATCGCTCCCCCAGAGCGACGAGCGGCACGCATTCACCTTTCTCGCCGATCCGCAGACGCAGACCGCAGCGGAGATGGAAACCTTTCAGGCCGAGACGGTGCCGGATGTACGGCAGACCGTGAAGGCGATGAAGGACCGCCCAGCCTTCGGGGTGGGGGGCGGCGATCTCGTGTTCGACGACCTCTCGCTCTTTTCCGGCTACGAGGAGGCGGTTCGGCAGATGGGGATGCCCTTCGTGCAGGTGGTGGGCAACCACGATCTCAACTTCGACGCGCCAGGGGATCCCGGTTCTACGGCCACCTTCCGACAGCACTTCGGCCCGGAGTACTACTCGTTCGACCGCGGGGCCGTCCACTATGTCGTCCTCGACGATGTGTACTGGCCGGGAAGTGACGGCTTCGGGAATGACACCGACGACTACCTTGGTCACATTGACGCGACCCAGTTGCGGTGGTTGGAGCAGGACCTTGCTATGGTCGAGGACGGGCGTCCGGTCGTGGTTCTCGCACACATCCCTCCACTGAGCACGGCCTACGCCCGGAACGGAGAGTCGAGCCCCTCGGTCCGCGGCATGATCGTGAACCGCGACGCGTTGTACGAACTGCTTGATCCGTTTGAGGCCCACATCATTACCGGGCACGTGCATGAGAATGAGCACCGGTACGAGGCGGGGCCGCACGAGCACGTGGTAGGGACGACCTGTGGGGCGTGGTGGACCGGGCCCATCTGCTACGACGGGACGCCCCGTGGCTATGCTGTCTACGAAGTGAATGGCGAGTCCGTCCGGTGGCGGTACAAGAGTATCGGTCACGATGCCGACCACCAAATGCGGCTCACTCGCGTGCAGGAGGAAGGGGAGGATCGCCTTCTCGCCAACGTGTGGGGCGCCGACGATGAGTGGACGGTGACCTGGTACGAGGACGGGGTACAAACCGGGAGCATGGAGCAGCAGCGAGGCGTCGATCCAAAGGCAACCGCCCTGTATGCTGGAGAGAAGCAGCCGGAGAAGCATCCCTGGGTGGAACCGGTGCCCACAGATCATCTTTTCTCTGCACCATTCAATCCCGACGCGAACCGCGTCCGCGTGGAGGCTACGGACCGCTTCGGTCGTACCTACACTGCAGCACTATAG
- a CDS encoding class I SAM-dependent methyltransferase — protein MNDDLPSWMSNLSREGGNWDDGRWYDIHLERRMPQAIPMLEELAMALPPLPPGTVVGDLACGTGNAAATVLDAYPQIQLVLLDEDPDLLSIAHEKIQRMTREVEPLRVSVPTDGEPLPGGPYDLVVASLALHAIVGHDVDAAEAESRYELLFRSIKEPLRPGGHCIIGDHVGTLPLFAQLKAMERAGFTDVDCAWRQDDFFVAGGRVGE, from the coding sequence ATGAACGATGACCTGCCGAGCTGGATGTCCAATCTGAGTCGTGAGGGCGGCAACTGGGACGATGGGCGCTGGTACGATATTCACCTGGAGCGGCGCATGCCCCAGGCCATTCCGATGTTGGAAGAGCTGGCGATGGCTCTTCCCCCGCTTCCGCCCGGAACGGTCGTGGGCGATCTGGCCTGTGGAACCGGCAACGCCGCCGCGACGGTCCTCGATGCCTACCCTCAAATCCAGTTGGTGCTGCTCGACGAAGATCCGGATCTGTTGTCCATTGCCCACGAAAAGATCCAACGCATGACCCGAGAGGTGGAGCCCCTTCGCGTTTCGGTTCCGACGGACGGGGAGCCGCTTCCCGGTGGGCCGTACGATCTCGTGGTTGCCTCTCTTGCGCTGCACGCCATCGTGGGGCACGATGTGGACGCGGCCGAGGCCGAGTCGCGGTACGAACTGCTCTTCCGCAGCATCAAAGAACCTTTGCGTCCGGGGGGGCACTGCATTATCGGGGACCACGTCGGAACGCTGCCGCTCTTTGCTCAGCTCAAGGCGATGGAGCGCGCAGGCTTTACCGACGTCGATTGTGCCTGGCGGCAGGACGACTTTTTTGTCGCGGGCGGACGTGTAGGAGAGTAG